From Oenococcus sicerae, the proteins below share one genomic window:
- a CDS encoding D-2-hydroxyacid dehydrogenase, protein MKIFAYGIRDDEKPALQGWETAHPEIEVAYTQELLTTESAKEAAGSDGVVVYQQLPYTREILQALADEGIHQLSLRNVGIDNIDLKAAKELGFKISNVAAYSPNAIAEHAAIQLARVLRRSKELDAKVAKHDLRWAPTIGREVRMQTVGIIGTGRIGRVLIQILQGFGAKIVAYDIFKNPDIDKQGLYVDSLDELYAQSDVISVHVPSVKENIHMLNKESIAKMKDGAILVNVARGDLMDTDDVIAALDSGKLSGLVMDVYENEVGIFNEDWEGKKFPDARLADLIARPNVLVTPHTAFYTTKAVLEMVHQSFDAAVAFVNGTETRNTVKY, encoded by the coding sequence ATGAAAATTTTTGCTTATGGAATTCGTGATGATGAGAAGCCAGCTTTACAGGGATGGGAAACAGCTCATCCTGAAATTGAAGTGGCTTATACTCAAGAATTATTAACTACGGAAAGTGCAAAAGAGGCTGCCGGTTCAGATGGTGTTGTTGTTTATCAGCAACTACCTTATACGCGCGAAATTTTGCAAGCTCTTGCTGATGAAGGCATTCATCAGCTGAGTCTCCGCAATGTTGGTATCGACAACATTGATTTAAAGGCTGCTAAAGAGTTAGGCTTCAAAATTTCTAACGTTGCTGCCTATTCACCAAATGCTATCGCTGAACATGCAGCAATTCAGTTGGCACGTGTTTTACGTCGCAGCAAAGAACTTGATGCCAAAGTCGCTAAACATGATTTGCGTTGGGCACCAACGATTGGCCGAGAAGTTCGCATGCAGACAGTTGGTATCATCGGAACCGGTCGAATTGGCCGTGTTTTGATTCAGATTTTGCAAGGATTTGGTGCTAAGATCGTCGCTTATGACATCTTTAAGAACCCAGATATTGACAAGCAAGGTCTTTATGTTGATTCATTAGATGAGTTATACGCACAATCTGATGTTATTTCAGTTCATGTCCCATCTGTTAAAGAGAACATTCACATGCTGAACAAAGAATCAATTGCCAAGATGAAAGATGGTGCTATTTTAGTTAACGTCGCTCGTGGTGATTTGATGGATACTGATGATGTGATCGCTGCCTTGGATTCTGGCAAGCTCTCCGGCTTGGTTATGGACGTTTATGAAAATGAAGTTGGTATCTTTAATGAAGATTGGGAAGGCAAAAAATTCCCAGATGCACGTTTAGCTGACTTGATCGCCCGTCCCAATGTGCTTGTTACACCACACACGGCCTTTTATACAACTAAAGCCGTTTTGGAAATGGTTCATCAAAGTTTCGATGCCGCTGTCGCCTTTGTTAATGGCACGGAAACGAGAAACACCGTTAAATATTAA
- a CDS encoding glycoside hydrolase family 73 protein, which produces MTFKERLIVVKLDFGKLKIAINKKLQPPVLFNMIHFFTALIILLLTCFVSFYVMANASLADKSTPSKQESRLIEEQKFIDRTAPYIQTRQRQDKILASITLAQMILESDWGKSRLASKYHNYFGVKSWSNDTKKSVKLETSEFTDGKWIKVKGNFAVYKNWQTSVYQHNRLFLKGTTWNKNQYKAVLDAKNYVDGAQALVKSAYATDPDYASKIIRIIKKYYLNIYD; this is translated from the coding sequence GTGACATTTAAAGAACGATTGATCGTGGTTAAATTAGATTTTGGCAAACTGAAAATCGCAATTAACAAAAAACTGCAGCCGCCAGTTCTTTTTAACATGATTCATTTTTTTACAGCTCTTATTATTTTGTTGTTAACTTGTTTCGTGAGCTTTTATGTCATGGCAAATGCCAGCTTAGCTGATAAATCCACGCCATCAAAGCAGGAAAGCCGCTTGATCGAGGAACAGAAATTTATTGATCGGACAGCGCCTTATATTCAAACACGGCAACGTCAAGATAAGATTCTAGCTTCGATCACACTGGCGCAAATGATTCTGGAATCAGATTGGGGAAAGAGTCGGTTGGCTTCAAAATATCATAATTATTTTGGCGTGAAGAGCTGGTCCAATGATACAAAAAAATCCGTAAAGTTAGAAACTAGCGAATTTACAGATGGCAAATGGATTAAAGTTAAAGGTAATTTTGCCGTTTATAAAAATTGGCAAACCTCTGTCTATCAGCACAATCGTTTATTTTTAAAAGGTACGACCTGGAACAAAAATCAGTACAAAGCGGTTTTGGATGCTAAGAATTATGTTGACGGTGCACAAGCGTTGGTAAAAAGCGCGTATGCAACTGATCCAGATTATGCTAGCAAAATCATTCGGATTATCAAAAAATATTATCTAAATATTTACGATTAA
- the pcrA gene encoding DNA helicase PcrA, with protein MKDLLAGLNDKQKEAVLTTEGPLLIMAGAGSGKTRVLTHRVAYLVQQKHIDPWSILAITFTNKAAREMKERIARLVDQEDARAIWVSTFHALSARVLRRDVDKIGFTTSFSILDGSGQKTLMKHVLNDLNYDSNQYDPKSILAAVSNFKNALQTPHDARDAAKTTFDEAVAESYDLYQRRLEQSQSMDFDDLIMRTIQLFKQAPDVLHYYQRKFKYIHVDEYQDTNAAQYKLVAMLAAGDFGSQNLAVVGDSDQSIYGWRGADMNNILNFEKDFPGAKTVVLEQNYRSTKNILTAANQVIQNNIERKPKNLWTENQAGNLIHYYRAQSESDEAHYVLTKIQDGVKAGRSLNDFAILFRTNAQSRVFEQIFSANRIQYTIVGGTRFFERKEIQDIVAYLQLAANLDNDTAFERIVNEPKRAIGNSSLEKLRAFAVKNNLSLMQAIAVLDDESQLSSKAQKNFRQFAQMVHDFKDQSHFLPVTELTNEIFTKTGIREQYVKKSDLESQARVENLDEFLSQTHQFDEDYDEEASETKNALVDFLGQTALVSDLDSYDEAAGQVTLMTVHAAKGLEFPVVFIVGLEEGIFPSARAMMERDGLEEERRLAYVAITRAQQELYLTNAYGRLLYGRAQSNEPSMFIDEINDALLDKENAAAAGVRNVSGDYDRPMPFDRQSASASRKHEAAFAPTYQGTGAEKTDWQLGDRVKHKIFGTGRIVAINNDGEDKLLKIAFASRGIKQLMASFAPIEKI; from the coding sequence GTGAAGGATTTATTAGCAGGTTTAAATGATAAACAAAAAGAAGCGGTTCTGACCACTGAAGGACCGCTTTTGATTATGGCCGGAGCGGGTTCTGGCAAAACGCGAGTTTTGACACATCGTGTCGCATATTTGGTTCAGCAGAAGCATATTGATCCATGGTCGATTTTGGCGATTACTTTTACGAACAAAGCTGCCCGTGAAATGAAAGAACGAATTGCACGTCTTGTCGATCAAGAAGATGCACGCGCGATTTGGGTATCGACTTTTCATGCGCTTTCGGCTCGAGTTCTGCGCCGCGATGTTGATAAGATCGGTTTTACGACTAGCTTTTCAATTTTGGATGGCAGCGGGCAAAAGACCCTGATGAAACATGTTTTAAATGATTTAAATTACGATAGCAACCAATACGATCCAAAATCAATTTTGGCCGCTGTTTCTAACTTTAAGAACGCACTGCAAACACCTCACGATGCTAGAGACGCTGCTAAAACAACTTTTGACGAAGCTGTTGCCGAATCTTATGATTTATACCAGCGCCGTCTAGAACAGTCTCAATCAATGGATTTTGATGATTTAATCATGCGTACGATTCAGTTATTTAAGCAAGCACCGGATGTATTGCACTATTATCAGCGCAAATTTAAATACATTCATGTTGATGAATATCAAGATACGAACGCTGCTCAGTATAAGTTGGTCGCGATGCTGGCGGCCGGTGATTTTGGTTCACAAAATTTGGCAGTCGTTGGTGACTCTGACCAGAGTATTTATGGCTGGCGCGGTGCTGATATGAACAATATCTTGAACTTCGAAAAAGATTTTCCTGGTGCTAAAACAGTTGTCTTGGAACAAAATTACCGGTCAACGAAAAATATCCTCACAGCAGCTAACCAAGTCATTCAAAACAACATCGAACGCAAGCCGAAGAATCTTTGGACAGAAAATCAAGCGGGCAATTTGATCCATTATTATCGTGCGCAGTCCGAGTCGGACGAAGCACATTATGTGTTGACGAAAATTCAGGACGGCGTCAAGGCTGGCCGCAGTTTGAATGATTTTGCGATCCTCTTTCGTACGAATGCTCAATCACGTGTTTTTGAACAGATTTTTAGTGCGAATCGGATTCAATACACAATCGTTGGCGGTACACGTTTCTTCGAACGAAAAGAGATACAAGATATTGTGGCTTATTTACAATTGGCTGCAAATCTGGACAACGACACAGCTTTTGAAAGAATCGTGAATGAACCCAAGCGGGCAATTGGCAACAGTTCACTGGAAAAATTACGTGCTTTTGCTGTAAAAAATAATCTTTCATTGATGCAAGCGATTGCTGTTTTGGACGATGAGAGCCAGCTATCCAGCAAAGCGCAAAAGAACTTTCGCCAATTTGCACAAATGGTTCATGATTTTAAGGATCAATCGCATTTTTTGCCTGTCACGGAATTAACGAATGAGATTTTTACTAAGACAGGCATCCGTGAACAATATGTCAAAAAAAGTGATTTGGAATCACAAGCACGAGTTGAAAATTTAGATGAATTTTTGTCGCAAACGCATCAGTTTGATGAAGATTATGATGAGGAAGCTTCCGAAACAAAAAATGCCTTAGTTGATTTTCTTGGGCAGACAGCTCTCGTGAGTGATCTTGACTCTTACGATGAGGCCGCTGGTCAAGTCACTTTAATGACCGTACATGCTGCCAAGGGATTGGAATTTCCTGTAGTCTTTATCGTTGGCTTAGAGGAGGGTATTTTTCCATCAGCTCGTGCAATGATGGAACGGGACGGTCTTGAAGAGGAAAGACGGTTGGCTTATGTGGCCATCACAAGGGCTCAACAAGAACTCTATTTGACGAATGCTTACGGACGTTTGCTGTATGGCCGTGCACAATCCAATGAGCCATCCATGTTTATTGACGAAATCAATGACGCTTTGTTAGATAAAGAAAATGCCGCTGCGGCTGGCGTTCGAAATGTTTCTGGTGACTATGATCGACCAATGCCTTTTGATCGACAGTCGGCTTCTGCTAGTCGAAAACATGAAGCGGCTTTTGCGCCGACTTATCAAGGTACTGGAGCCGAGAAGACAGATTGGCAGCTTGGTGATCGTGTCAAGCACAAAATTTTTGGAACTGGCAGAATTGTGGCAATTAATAATGATGGTGAAGATAAATTATTAAAAATCGCATTCGCTTCTCGGGGTATCAAACAATTAATGGCTTCTTTTGCGCCGATCGAGAAGATATAA
- the ligA gene encoding NAD-dependent DNA ligase LigA gives MNPNEQFTAIENLTVTQAQQEIKDLSDDLIKWGREYYEDDDPSVEDYVYDAHYARLVALEKAYPTLMMPDSPTQRVAAGNAVSGSSRGLSKVIHPVPMLSLGDVFSVQELIDWDAVTTKNAGLQQSYNLELKIDGLAISLKYAQGKLIQASTRGDGSIGEDVTANVKTITEIPKVLKEPLTIEVRGEIYMGKESFARLNRQRDEAGETVFANPRNAAAGSLRQLDAKITAERKLSSFIYYTAQNTVLGVNTQSGVLARFRQLGFPVNADNRVIDKMSDVKMYIDEFTAKRDTLPFGIDGVVVKVNDLDMENELGNTVKIPRWSIAYKFPPEEALTIVKDITWTVGRTGVVTPTAIMNPVLLAGTTVQRASLHNPDYLQEKDVRLGDTVTLHKAGDIIPEIGQVILSKRPANADQPYSIPFFCPSCGSKLVHVEGEVALRCINPECPAQIQEGLVHFASRNAMNIDGLGPRVVSQLLSKQLIKKISDLYALKEDQLTQLDKFADLSAKNLIRAIASSRDNSVERLITALGIRGVGSKAAKVLAAHFKNLRNLQNAQAMEIAAIDGVGQVVADALVQYFASESVAKLINELDNFQVNFKYLAANDVDEDNYFFAKKIVLTGKLIHWTRPQMQAWLEEHGANVSSSVSSKTDLLIAGSDAGSKLDKANKLGVRVISEQDFIDLSNATN, from the coding sequence ATGAATCCGAACGAACAATTTACAGCGATCGAAAATTTGACAGTCACTCAGGCCCAACAAGAAATCAAAGATCTTTCGGATGATTTGATCAAATGGGGTCGCGAGTACTACGAAGATGATGATCCCAGCGTTGAGGATTACGTTTATGATGCACATTATGCACGCCTGGTCGCTTTAGAAAAAGCCTATCCAACATTGATGATGCCGGATTCGCCTACGCAGAGAGTCGCTGCGGGGAATGCTGTTTCCGGGAGTTCGCGTGGTCTGAGCAAAGTCATTCATCCAGTACCTATGCTGTCTTTAGGGGATGTTTTTTCCGTCCAAGAGCTCATTGATTGGGATGCTGTGACGACGAAGAATGCCGGTTTACAGCAGAGTTATAATTTGGAACTGAAAATTGATGGGCTGGCTATTTCCTTGAAGTATGCACAAGGCAAACTGATTCAGGCTTCGACGCGCGGGGACGGTTCGATCGGTGAAGATGTGACTGCCAACGTTAAAACGATTACAGAGATTCCAAAAGTTTTAAAGGAGCCTTTGACAATCGAAGTGCGCGGTGAGATCTACATGGGCAAGGAATCCTTTGCTCGCTTGAATCGCCAGCGTGATGAAGCTGGTGAAACTGTTTTCGCCAATCCAAGGAATGCTGCTGCTGGTAGTTTGCGGCAGCTGGATGCTAAAATAACTGCCGAGCGTAAATTGTCCTCATTTATTTATTACACGGCACAAAACACGGTATTGGGTGTTAATACACAATCTGGTGTATTAGCTCGTTTTCGTCAGCTGGGATTTCCAGTCAATGCTGACAATCGCGTCATTGACAAAATGTCAGATGTGAAAATGTATATCGACGAATTTACCGCTAAGCGCGATACCCTGCCTTTCGGTATTGATGGTGTGGTGGTCAAAGTTAATGATTTGGATATGGAAAACGAGCTCGGCAACACAGTAAAGATCCCACGCTGGTCGATTGCTTATAAGTTCCCTCCTGAAGAAGCCCTCACGATTGTTAAAGATATTACTTGGACAGTCGGTCGTACAGGAGTTGTGACACCAACGGCGATCATGAATCCAGTATTGCTGGCTGGCACAACTGTCCAAAGAGCTAGTCTGCATAATCCAGATTATTTGCAGGAAAAAGATGTTCGTTTAGGCGATACGGTCACGCTACATAAGGCTGGTGATATTATTCCTGAAATTGGACAAGTTATTCTAAGCAAACGGCCAGCCAATGCCGACCAGCCTTATTCAATCCCATTTTTTTGTCCTTCTTGCGGATCTAAACTGGTTCATGTTGAAGGCGAAGTGGCGCTGCGCTGTATTAATCCAGAATGTCCAGCTCAGATTCAAGAGGGTCTAGTACATTTCGCTTCTAGAAATGCGATGAACATTGATGGCTTGGGACCAAGAGTTGTTTCTCAATTGTTGTCAAAACAATTGATCAAGAAAATATCTGATCTTTATGCATTAAAAGAAGATCAGTTAACACAACTGGATAAATTTGCTGATCTGTCCGCCAAAAATTTGATTCGGGCAATCGCCAGCTCACGTGATAATTCAGTTGAACGCTTGATCACTGCTTTAGGTATTCGCGGCGTTGGTTCTAAGGCTGCGAAGGTTTTAGCTGCTCATTTTAAAAATTTAAGAAATCTACAAAATGCACAAGCGATGGAAATTGCAGCTATTGACGGCGTTGGTCAAGTGGTAGCGGATGCATTGGTTCAATATTTTGCTTCTGAATCTGTTGCTAAACTAATTAATGAATTAGATAATTTTCAAGTTAATTTCAAATATCTAGCAGCTAATGATGTCGATGAAGATAATTATTTCTTTGCCAAGAAAATTGTTTTAACTGGTAAACTGATCCATTGGACACGGCCGCAAATGCAGGCCTGGCTAGAAGAACATGGTGCTAATGTTTCATCATCTGTGTCTTCAAAAACTGATCTTTTAATTGCAGGAAGCGATGCAGGTAGTAAACTAGATAAAGCGAACAAATTAGGAGTGCGGGTCATCAGTGAACAAGATTTCATTGATTTAAGTAATGCGACAAACTAG
- a CDS encoding CamS family sex pheromone protein, translating to MRQQTSTTSTTKNTIQVINQNNSQGEYRSVVSNGHYVTSAARGIAVTTESNFNAQSFELSLNDLSKNFFSTKKYIFQEGQYLSANTIDNWLSRYSSSNTSGLNPADNGQKNNSRNPYYIQSLEENDFMNQVNGSKLDLAGMTIGLAMNRTDSYSKVTNGPVYTQNISKAEMVTQGNAMASKVLKRLRSNKKIGNDIPILIVMYANASEDSLVGGAPYAYFLSKSGEQISKWTNVNIQNLVFPEQNSSTTSVGSQDNTSFVNFQTAIQNFFPSISSATAQAHYEDGTLSGMNITVNTSFYSVSEIKALTTYISQTAPKYFNDHVPIRISVYGSNQLLSILSSDSGSNFKTIYLYSY from the coding sequence ATGAGACAACAGACATCAACAACGAGCACGACGAAAAATACGATTCAGGTGATCAACCAAAATAATAGTCAAGGCGAGTACCGTTCGGTTGTTTCTAATGGCCATTATGTGACTTCTGCTGCTCGTGGAATCGCGGTCACCACCGAGTCGAATTTTAATGCGCAGTCTTTTGAACTATCGTTGAATGATTTATCCAAAAATTTCTTTTCAACGAAAAAGTATATTTTTCAAGAAGGCCAATATCTTTCAGCGAATACGATTGATAATTGGCTTTCACGTTATTCCAGCAGTAATACAAGTGGATTGAATCCGGCTGATAATGGTCAAAAAAACAATAGTCGTAATCCGTACTACATACAATCACTTGAAGAAAACGATTTTATGAACCAAGTGAATGGCTCTAAACTTGATTTGGCAGGCATGACAATTGGATTGGCCATGAATCGAACTGATAGTTATTCAAAGGTGACAAACGGGCCGGTTTATACGCAAAATATTTCAAAAGCAGAAATGGTTACTCAAGGGAATGCGATGGCCAGTAAGGTTCTGAAACGTTTGCGATCAAATAAAAAAATTGGCAATGATATTCCAATTTTGATCGTCATGTATGCGAATGCGTCAGAGGATTCCCTAGTCGGCGGCGCACCTTATGCTTATTTTTTGTCTAAATCCGGTGAACAGATCAGCAAATGGACGAATGTTAATATTCAGAATCTGGTTTTTCCCGAACAGAATAGTAGTACGACTTCGGTCGGCAGCCAAGATAATACGAGTTTTGTTAATTTTCAAACTGCCATCCAAAACTTTTTCCCAAGTATTTCTTCAGCTACGGCACAAGCACACTATGAAGACGGTACATTGAGTGGTATGAATATCACGGTTAATACAAGCTTTTATTCTGTTTCTGAAATTAAAGCGTTGACGACTTATATTTCTCAAACGGCACCAAAATATTTCAATGACCACGTACCGATCAGAATATCGGTTTATGGTTCGAATCAGCTGCTATCTATTTTATCTAGCGATAGTGGCAGTAATTTTAAAACTATTTACTTATATAGTTATTGA
- the rimP gene encoding ribosome maturation factor RimP: MNLKQIETIKEKIQPIVLDKELLLWDVVFFSGHPALLTVLIDGQDQQLITMNQISEITPLISEALDQITPDPFPDQYNLDISSPGIDRSIKSDEHLKWAIGQPVKLNLFEKIDDSKSAGGILRSFSNTEIGVEVSADQINYFPRERISKISLNQEA, translated from the coding sequence ATGAATTTAAAACAAATCGAGACAATCAAAGAAAAAATCCAGCCAATTGTTTTAGACAAAGAATTGCTGCTGTGGGATGTTGTTTTTTTTAGCGGGCATCCGGCTCTTTTAACGGTTCTGATCGATGGCCAAGACCAGCAATTGATTACAATGAACCAAATTTCTGAAATAACCCCTCTGATCAGTGAAGCTTTGGACCAAATCACGCCTGACCCTTTTCCAGATCAATATAATCTCGATATTTCTTCACCGGGTATTGATCGATCCATTAAAAGCGATGAACACTTAAAATGGGCTATAGGGCAACCAGTTAAACTAAATTTGTTTGAAAAAATTGATGACAGTAAATCGGCCGGAGGTATTTTAAGGTCCTTCTCTAATACGGAGATCGGGGTGGAAGTTTCCGCAGACCAAATCAATTATTTTCCGAGAGAGAGAATCTCAAAAATTTCATTAAATCAGGAGGCATAA
- the nusA gene encoding transcription termination factor NusA produces MASDYKKELFSALQALQAEKGISQEDAIASLKDTLVTAYKKNFEGETNVEVDVDPEKQEFDLLQLKEVVTDGDMIDPYSEIYLADAREINPAYEVGDQIKFEINPRDFGRLAAQSGKNKSTQLIREKEKEAIHARYEGFEHEIVSARVAREDQRFLWVTMPDGQEAAMGDKDRIPGETYKTGDPIKVLINRVEDSATRGPQIYVSRTSPELVKRLFEQEVPEVYDGTVVIESIAREAGDRSKVAVRTTDTNLDPVGTLVGPRGSRVQAVVNELHGENMDIVEWVEDEAQYIANALNPAEVVDVIFNPNNDNEVTVIVPDYQLSLAIGKRGQNARLAAKLTKFKIDIKSETQAENDPQLQAILEESAKYADEDDQAEDNEALEDETEYTDANDYFAEDDKSAADNTNDQKASEAVKESSAAGSASPTVKPKMTEAENKEAQDEFAAALNNVDFDAILEEKEGEDDQKDDSK; encoded by the coding sequence ATGGCATCAGATTACAAAAAGGAATTATTTTCTGCTTTGCAAGCGCTGCAAGCTGAAAAAGGTATCAGCCAAGAAGACGCAATTGCTTCTCTTAAAGACACCTTGGTTACGGCATATAAAAAGAATTTTGAAGGAGAGACCAATGTTGAAGTCGACGTTGATCCTGAGAAACAGGAATTCGATCTGCTTCAACTGAAAGAAGTTGTTACTGATGGTGACATGATCGATCCATATTCAGAAATTTATTTAGCCGATGCGCGCGAAATCAATCCGGCCTATGAAGTTGGTGACCAAATTAAATTTGAGATCAATCCGCGTGATTTCGGTCGTTTGGCTGCACAATCTGGCAAAAATAAGTCTACACAATTAATCCGCGAAAAAGAAAAAGAAGCGATTCATGCCCGTTATGAAGGATTTGAGCACGAAATCGTTTCGGCTCGTGTTGCTCGAGAAGATCAGCGCTTTCTCTGGGTCACGATGCCCGATGGCCAAGAAGCAGCTATGGGTGACAAAGATCGTATTCCTGGTGAAACTTACAAGACTGGCGACCCGATCAAAGTTTTGATCAACCGCGTTGAAGATTCAGCCACGAGAGGTCCACAAATTTATGTTTCACGCACAAGTCCGGAACTCGTTAAACGTCTTTTTGAACAAGAGGTGCCTGAAGTTTATGACGGCACAGTCGTTATTGAATCGATTGCCCGTGAAGCCGGCGACCGTTCAAAAGTTGCCGTTCGTACTACGGATACTAATCTGGATCCCGTTGGTACGCTAGTAGGTCCGCGCGGTTCTCGTGTTCAAGCTGTTGTTAATGAATTACATGGCGAAAATATGGACATCGTGGAATGGGTCGAAGATGAAGCCCAGTATATTGCGAATGCTTTAAATCCAGCTGAAGTGGTTGATGTTATTTTCAATCCTAATAATGATAATGAAGTCACGGTTATCGTACCCGATTATCAATTGAGCCTTGCGATTGGGAAACGTGGTCAGAATGCTCGTTTGGCGGCTAAGCTCACTAAATTCAAAATTGATATCAAATCTGAAACACAAGCTGAAAATGATCCTCAATTGCAAGCCATTCTAGAAGAATCTGCTAAGTACGCCGATGAAGATGATCAAGCTGAAGACAATGAAGCATTAGAAGATGAAACCGAATATACTGATGCTAACGACTATTTCGCTGAAGATGATAAATCTGCTGCTGACAACACGAATGATCAGAAGGCAAGCGAAGCCGTTAAAGAATCATCAGCTGCCGGCTCAGCCTCACCGACAGTAAAACCCAAAATGACCGAAGCTGAAAATAAAGAAGCACAAGATGAGTTTGCAGCTGCTTTAAATAACGTCGATTTCGATGCCATCTTAGAAGAAAAAGAGGGCGAAGATGATCAAAAGGACGATAGTAAATAA
- the rnpM gene encoding RNase P modulator RnpM, which yields MVKKQQQLKARKLPMRKDIVSGQMFPKKDLVRIVKTPQGELKLDPTGRLNGHGAYLGVDVTLAIKAKTDKILDSVFEMTVADDFYDQLISFVKHQQARKELFSHEQIIKAENS from the coding sequence ATGGTCAAAAAACAACAACAATTAAAAGCTCGTAAGCTGCCAATGCGCAAAGATATTGTGAGCGGCCAGATGTTTCCTAAAAAGGATCTAGTTCGTATCGTGAAGACACCTCAAGGCGAATTAAAACTGGATCCAACTGGTAGACTAAATGGCCACGGCGCCTACTTGGGTGTAGATGTTACACTAGCTATAAAGGCAAAAACAGATAAAATTCTTGATTCTGTCTTTGAAATGACTGTTGCCGATGATTTTTATGATCAATTAATTAGTTTTGTGAAACACCAGCAAGCCAGAAAGGAACTATTCAGCCACGAACAAATTATCAAAGCAGAAAATTCTTAA
- a CDS encoding L7Ae/L30e/S12e/Gadd45 family ribosomal protein, with protein sequence MAKRAGFMVTGQAIVEKAVRKQKVAIVVIASDASENTKKDFEDLIRERITIINQFSSTEISQAIGQTRKILGISDPGMAKQIKKLLKEVTL encoded by the coding sequence TTGGCAAAACGAGCCGGTTTTATGGTGACTGGGCAGGCAATAGTTGAAAAGGCTGTTAGAAAGCAAAAAGTTGCAATCGTAGTCATTGCAAGTGATGCCAGTGAAAATACAAAAAAGGATTTTGAAGACTTAATCCGGGAAAGAATTACAATAATTAATCAATTTTCAAGTACAGAAATCAGCCAAGCGATCGGCCAGACGAGAAAAATTCTTGGCATTAGCGATCCAGGCATGGCGAAACAAATCAAGAAGTTATTGAAGGAGGTGACTTTATGA